The genomic window CCCAATCATATTATCTTCTGTATTAGGTTTTATTTTTGGCGGTCTTAAAGTACCAATAAACCACAACATAACTCATTCTTTTGAATTTCTTGGTAAAGCATCTGCACCTGTTGCATTATTCTCAATAGGTTTGTCATGTAGCTATGGTTTAAGACAGTTTAAAGTTGACTACCAAATGCTAGCGATATGTGTACTTACAGTTCTTAAGCTCTTAGTGTTTCCTTTAGTAGCCTTGCTATTTGGTTTAGCTCTAGGTTTGCATGGTAATTTACTATTAGCTTTGATTTTGCTGTGTAGTACCCCAACAGCTACCCATAACTATATAATAGCTAACCAGTATGATCTACCTGAACAAGTTAATATTCAAACATTTGTAGTTGTATTCACAACAATACTTAGCTTTTTAAGTGTAAATATGTGGATGTATTTTATAAAATAGTATTGTTTATCTTGAGATCCTCGTTTTACCTAGAAGGCTCTTTACATTATCCTTTTTTTAAACTAGCCTTAGACTATTAAGGTTTATAGCAATTAAACATGCAACATACCAAGCCAACATTATTACAAAAAATTCTAGCCCCTTTCCGTGACTCAAAAATGTTTAGCATGCTTATTTTAGGGTATGCTTCTGGACTCCCTCTAATGCTAACAGCATCATCTTTGCTATTATGGTATAAAGATAGTGGCATAGACACTCAAAAAATTGCTTTCCTTACGCTTATAGCACTTCCTTATACTGTAAAATATCTATGGGCTCCTTTCTTAGACAAAATAAGTATTCTTGGTCTTGGTAGGCGCAAAGGCTGGATACTTTTAACTCAAGTATTATTGATTTCACTTATAGCTTTTATGAGTCTTTTTTCTCCCGCAAGCTCTCCTTTGATTATCGCATTTATTGGTTTTTTAATTTGCTTTGTTTCAGCTACCCAAGATATTGCTATCAATGCTTATCAAACAGAAGTTTTAACTGAACATGAACGAGCTTTAGGTAATGCTGTTGCTGTGATGGGTTATCGTATCGGAATGATTGTTACTGGCTCAATTGTACTAATCATTGCTGATAAACTTCATAATAACTGGAATCTCACATGGTTAATGATATTACCATTTTTTATAATTTGTCCACTATATACTTTATTGCTTAAAGAAAACCCTCAAAGCATTGCACCCAAATCTTTTAGAGAAGCCTTCACAATACCTTTTTTTGATTTTTTTACACGTAAAAATGTCTCTGCTGCAGTCATAATACTGATTATAATCATTGTCTATAAACTAGCTGATGCTATTGCTTTTTCATTAAATACCATCTTTTTTGTAGATATTGGTTTTGATAAAACTACCATAGCTGTTTCATATAAAGCTTTCTCACTAGTAGCAACTATTTCTGGACTTATTTTTGGTGGTTTGGTCGCTAAAAAAATTGGGGTTTATCGTAGTTTCTTATACTTTAGTATACTAATGGCTTGCGCAAACTTAACTTATGTCGCACTAGCTATAGTCGGTAAAAATTATTATCTAATGGTTTCATCTGTAGCTGTTGAATACTTTTTTGGCGCAATGGGTACAGCGATATTAGTGGCTATGATTATGAGCTTGGTAAACCTAAAATTCTCAGCAACACAATTTGCAATATTAAGCTCTATTGATTCACTTGGGCGTGTACTAGTTGGACCACTAGCTGGATATATACAGTCTCACTATAATTGGGAAGGACTATTTATTTTTAGCTTTGCAGTAGGAATGATTGTCTCTTTGGCAATATATCTATTTAGAAAGCAGATTAAAGGCATGGCAAACTTAAGTTAGTTGATGTAATTATCAAACCTTTCATCTAAGCTAGCTTCAACACTAATCGTTTTATCTTGTTTTTCATCAAAAAACTCAAGACTACCCGCATGAAGCAAAAGCTTGTTAACACCTTTTCGATCTAAAAGATTATCTTTAATAGTATTGCCATATTTCTTATCTGCTACTATAGGATGTCCCATTTCTTTACAGTGTACTCTTATCTGATGGGTTCTACCTGTTTCTAATTTTATTTTTAGCAGACTAAATTCATCTTTGATATGCTTTACATTAAGTATATGTGTAACAGTATTCTTACCCTCTTGTTTGTCAACTTTTACTACTCTTTGGCCATCTTTGGTCTCAGTGCGTTTAAGTGGTAGATTTATAGTTTTAAGGCTTTTGTCCCACTTACCATGAACAACAGCATAGTAAATCTTATCAACCTTTCGTTCTTTAAAAATATCAAAAAAATACACCAAAGAACTATGTTTTTTAGCCAATATCACACAACCTGATGTCTCTTTATCTAAACGATGAACAAGGTCTAATCTTCTTGCTTTTGGGCGAAGTTGTCTTAATCTTTCTACTAAACCAGAGTTAACTCCAGATCCACCATGAACTGCTAACCCTGATGGTTTATTAACGATAATATAATCATCATTTTCATAGAGTATTTTACTCTCAAGAAAATCAAGGTGTGACTGAGATACTTTTACCTCTGCTTGCTCATCCTCAAGCATAAATGGCGGTACTCGCACTATATCTCCAGCACTGACCCTCGTTGTCTGTTTAACGCGCTTTTTATTTACACGCAAATCGCCCTTGCGAATCCAACGATATATCAAAGCCTTAGGAAGCTTAGAAAACTTGCCTAGTAAGAAATTGTCAATTCGTTGACCGTTTATGTCATCTGAAACTTCTAAGTGTTGTACTCTAGCCATTTATACTTCCAAAGTTAGAGTTTTGCATATCATTAAGCCTACTAATAGTACGTTGGAATTCAAACTTTAATTTTTCACCATTGTAAATATTTTTAAAATCTTGATTTGCTAAAATTATCACTTTTTTATTTTGATCATAACATTCATCAATAAAAGCAATAAATCTTCTTGCCATATCTTCATTATACTCATCAAAACCAACGAGATTATATAAAAATATTTGCTCAAACCTTTTACAAATTTCAATATAATCATAAGCACTTCTACCATCCCCACAAATAATAGAAAACTCAAAACAAACATCTGTGTGACTTAGTAATAAAGTCGGTATTTCTCTATCAAGGACATTTATACTCTTACCCTTATCAAAATCCTTATTATGCACAAAAAATCTATCAAAGAAATTTTTACGATTATGCTCATTATATGGGAATGTATAGTTTAAGTGCTCACTATCTACTAAAAACCTATAATCAACACCTGAGTCTAAGTTTAGTACGCTAACATTCTGCTTTAAAACCTCTATCGCTGGTAAAAAAAGCTCTCGCTGTAGTCCTCTTGAATATAGCTTTTGTGGCTCAATATTTGAAGTTGCTACTAAAACCACACCCAATGCAAATAGCTCTTTAAAGATATTTCCTAAAATCATAGCATCTGCAATATCTTCAACGAAAAATTCATCAAAGCAAATGATTCTAGTTTCTTTTGCTATTTGATTTGCAACTCTTCCAATAGGGTTCTTCTTACCTTGAAATCCTCGCAATCTTGAATGAATATCTTTCATGAAATGTGAGAAATGTTGTCTTGTTTTATTCGTAACAGGAACTTGTTCATAAAACATATCCATGATAAAAGTTTTACCTCTACCAACACCACCCCACATGTACAACCCTTGAATCTCAGGGTAAAGTTTTTTACCAAAAAGATTAAATTTTAGAGGTTTTTTTTCAACCAATTGATTATTTATATTTTGAAGCCTTTCAATTGCTTCTAACTGAAGAGAATCTGGTTTTAAGCCTAACTCTTTGACTTTATCGTAGTAGACTTGCTTAAGAGTAGACTGTTGTGGCATATTTATTTAACTTCCTTATCCTTGATTAATACTAACAAGAAAAAAGCCACGACCATACTTAAAACAAGTATTAAAAAGGCATTATGGTAAGCAGATACGTGAAAATATCGATGCGACCCTTCAACTGCAGTTTGTACAATATTATTATGAATGTCTATGTATTGACCTGTCCATGTCATGTCTAAAAAGTAACCAATTAACGGATCAAATATAGCCCCCAACAATGGCTCTCCTGTATTTATAAGTGCTGCAACAGTAGCTGCAACAATAATAGGATTTATACGATTACCTATTGCAAAAGCAAGCATATATACACCCAAACAAAAACCAAAGATAAACAGCAATACTCCCGAAATAGCTGGAGTAAGTTTAACTTGTAAGACTACCGCTAATGAAATTGTCGCAATAATATGAAATACGATCATTATCCCCACTCTATTATCAAACTTCTCAGAAAGTTTTCCTATAACAGGAGACCCTATCGCTAATCCTAGAAACATCATAGATACAATATAAGAAGCTTCTTTTGGTGTTACGCTATATAGCTCTCTAAAGTAATTATTGCCCCAAATACCACCAAATACATCTATTGTTGTGAAAGTTAAGCCTGTATATAGAGTCAAAAGCCAATTATTTTTATTAAATAGAACCTTTTTAATGCCTTCAAGGGTACTTGTTTTCTCTTTTAGATTATTAGAGAAGTCAGCATCTGGATTATAGTCTCTGACTAGTGCAAAATATAACAGTGCTATCAATATACTAAAGCATGCATAGCTCACTAATGCTGTATGCCATGATCCTGTCAGTTCTATCAGATAAACCAAAGGTACTTGACCTAACAAAGCTCCAGTCATGGCAGCTGTCATCAAGAAACTACATACAAAAGCAAACTTTCTTGGGTCAAACCATACAGCTGCGGCTTTAATATAACCAACAGTTGCAAAAGATGCTCCTATACCGATCATAAGCCTTGAGACACAACCTAATGCAAAACTATTAATATCTGCAGCTAAAACAAACAATAAAAGACCTATCGCAGATAGTATTAGTGAGAAAAAACTAACCTTTCTAAATCCTAACTTATCAATAACAGGTCCAGCCACAAAAAATTGACAAATTACAACAGCCCATAAAAATAGTGAAACCATTGCACTCATTTCTGTAGCGTTGATTGAAAAGCTACTCATCAAGTCATTTGCTATAAGACTCGGTGAAACATTCATTATGTACTTATCAATTAGCAAAAATGAGCTCAGACCAACAACAATCCAAGCATAGCCTTTTATCTTATGTAGTTTCATATATTTCTTTCTAAAAGGTTTAATAATTCATCAAAAGCCACCGATTGTTGTGGCTTATCTTGCTGTAAATATTTAATGTTTGCTATTTTATTCTCAATTTCTTGAGAACCTATAACAACAGCTATTCTTGCACCTGATTTATCAGCTTTTTTAAATTGTGATTTCATACTTCCAGATTTTAAATCCATTTCAATATTTAAATCTTTTAGCTCACTACGAATGCTATTTATTAAAACCATACTCTGATGAATTGTGGCTTCATCTACTACAAAAAAGACATCTAATTTATCTTTTTGAGCACTTAACTTGCCAAGCTCTTCTAAAAGCAAAAGTAATCTCTCCATACCGATACCAAAACCTATAGCAGGAGTTTTTTGTCCACCAAGATTTTCTACTAAAGTATCGTATCTGCCACCCGCACATATAGCACTTTGAGCACCAAGCTTGTCTGTAGTCCATTCAAACACTAAACCACTATAATAATCCAAGCCTCTTACAAGGTTTTTATTTATACTATAATCTACGCCTAATGCTGATACAAACTCACAGGTTTTCTCAAACCTTTGTAATTCTTGGGCGTCTATGTAATCAGTTAACTTAGGTGCTTGTCTAAGAATATTTTGAGTAGTAGAAACCTTACTATCCAATATTCTTAGTGGGTTTTTATCTAGTCGCTTTAATGAATCTTCATCAAGCTCATTGTGAAAGGGTTCTAAATATTTTAAAAGTGCTTGTGTGTACTCTTTACGACTAGCTATTGAACCTAAACAGTTCAACTCAAGCTTTATATCTTGAGAAAGACCGAGCTCACAGAACAAGTTCCATGCAATAGCTAAAATCTCTAAATCTATAGCCAAACCATCAAAACCATAAGCCTCAACACCAAGCTGATAGAACTGTCTATAGCGACCTTTCTGAGGTCGTTCATAACGAAACATTGGTCCTGAATAATATAGCTTCTGTGTTTGTCCACGATTAGCCAAGCTTTTTTCAATAACCATTCTTACACATCCAGCAGTACCTTCTGGTCGCATAGTAAGACTGTCACCATTTCTATCTGCAAAATCATAAGTTTCTTTAGATACAATATCTGAAGTTTCACCAACACTACGATGAAAAAGCTCACTTTTCTCAAGTATAGGAAGCCTAACTTCTTGGTAATTATAACTATTTAGAACTTTGTTAATCTTAGATTCCAGAAACTGCCATTTAGGGCTCTCATCTGGAAGAATATCATTGAAGCCACGAATAATTTGGATTTTATTCATAGAGAAACCTCTATCTTAGTTTTTCGACTTTACTATCTTTATCACTACCTTTGTAGTTTTCTTCTAAAGACTCTTCGTCTTGTTTTATGAACTTAGCATCTGCATCTAAAGCATCTTGTATTTTTGACTCCATCTTAGCACCATACTCAAGCGAATCATCATAGATAAACTTCAACTCAGGTACAATTCTAAGCTTAAGGGAGCTAGCGATAGCATTTCTAAAAAGGCCTTTAGATTTTTGAAAAGCTTTCTTAGAATACTCAACATCCTCAGCAATCAAACAAGAGTAATAAATCTTTGCATAAGATAAGTCTTTAGAAACTTCAACCTCTGTAATAGTACACATAGCAAGTTTTGTGTCATTTATTCTAGTACGTAAAACTACAGCTAAAACTTTTTTTAGTTCACTTTCTACTCGATGAACTCTACCTTGTGCTGCCATATTCTATAGCTCCTTCGCTACTTCAATAACTTCAAAGACTTCTATTTGGTCACCAGCACGAACATCGTTATAGTTTCTTACACCTATACCACATTCCATACCTTTTTTGACTTCATTTGCATCATCTTTGAATCGTTTAAGAGACTCTAAAGTACCTTCATAAATAACTACGCTATCTCTAAGTACACGGATAGGGTTAGTTCTCTTAACAGTACCTTCAATCACCATACAGCCAGCGATAGAACCAAACTTAGTAGATCTATAAACCTCACGCACTTGAGCTATACCAACAATCTGCTCTTTCATTTCAGGTGAAAGAAGACCAGTCATTGCCATTTTAACATCATCGATTAAATCATAAATAATATTATAGTAACGAAGCTCAACACCGTCAGTTTCCGCTAATTTTTTAGCAGCGCCATCAGCACGCACATTGAAGCCTACAACAACAGCCATAGATGCTACAGCTAAAGTAATATCAGATGATGTAATACCACCAATACCACTAGTGATAATATCAACTTTAACTTCTTCCGTAGAAAGTTTAAGTAAAGATTCTCTAATTGCTTCAACAGAGCCCTGTACATCACCTTTAAGGATAATCTTAAGTGTTTGTTGCTCACCCTCTTTACCCATACTATTAAACATATTAGATAGTTTAAGTGATTGCTCTTGAGCAATTTTAGCTTCTTTTTGTTTTTGTGATCTTTGAGATGCAAGCTCTTTAGCTTTTTTCTCATTTTCAATCACAACCATTTCATCACCAGCAGCTGGTACACCTGATAGACCAAGTATTTCAACCGGAGTAGCCGGTCCTGCTGATTTAATTTGTTTACCAAGATCATCATGCATAGCTCTAACTCTACCATACTCAGTACCACATAGAATGTTATCACCTTGCTTTAGGCTACCGTTTTGAACTAATACAGTTGCAACTGGTCCACGACCCTTTTCAAGGCGCGACTCAACAACGACACCTTCACCAGAACCATCAGCAAACGCTTCTAACTCAAGTACTTCTGATTGTAAAAGCACAGCATCTAATAGAGCTGGGATACCCTCACCACTCTTAGCAGATACATTTGCAAACATTACATCGCCACCCCAAGACTCTGGAATCACATTTCTTTGAGCCAATTCGCTAATTACTTTTTCAGGATCAGCTTCTGGTTTATCTATCTTATTTACAGCAACAACTATCGGAACACCTGCAGCTTTTGCATGGTTAATAGCTTCTTCTGTTTGAGGCATTACGCCATCATCCGCTGCTACTACTAAAATTACGATATCTGTAGATTTTGCACCCCTTGCACGCATTGAAGTAAATGCTTCATGGCCTGGAGTATCTAAGAATGTAATCGAACCTTTCTCAGTTTCAACTGAATAAGCACCAATATGCTGAGTAATACCACCAGCTTCACCCGCTACGACGCGAGCTTTACGAATATAATCAAGCAATGATGTTTTACCATGATCTACATGACCCATAATAGTTACAACAGGAGCTCGAGATATTTTCTTAAATGCACTTCTGTCTACTGTAGTTACAGCTTCTTCAAGAGCATTTGCATTATGTAAAGTATACTTATGTCCCATCTCTTCAATAATTAATATAGCAGTATCTTCATCTAAAGATTGATTGATTGTTGCCATTACACCCATATTAAAAAGTACTTT from Francisella adeliensis includes these protein-coding regions:
- a CDS encoding AmpG family muropeptide MFS transporter — protein: MQHTKPTLLQKILAPFRDSKMFSMLILGYASGLPLMLTASSLLLWYKDSGIDTQKIAFLTLIALPYTVKYLWAPFLDKISILGLGRRKGWILLTQVLLISLIAFMSLFSPASSPLIIAFIGFLICFVSATQDIAINAYQTEVLTEHERALGNAVAVMGYRIGMIVTGSIVLIIADKLHNNWNLTWLMILPFFIICPLYTLLLKENPQSIAPKSFREAFTIPFFDFFTRKNVSAAVIILIIIIVYKLADAIAFSLNTIFFVDIGFDKTTIAVSYKAFSLVATISGLIFGGLVAKKIGVYRSFLYFSILMACANLTYVALAIVGKNYYLMVSSVAVEYFFGAMGTAILVAMIMSLVNLKFSATQFAILSSIDSLGRVLVGPLAGYIQSHYNWEGLFIFSFAVGMIVSLAIYLFRKQIKGMANLS
- a CDS encoding RluA family pseudouridine synthase, translating into MARVQHLEVSDDINGQRIDNFLLGKFSKLPKALIYRWIRKGDLRVNKKRVKQTTRVSAGDIVRVPPFMLEDEQAEVKVSQSHLDFLESKILYENDDYIIVNKPSGLAVHGGSGVNSGLVERLRQLRPKARRLDLVHRLDKETSGCVILAKKHSSLVYFFDIFKERKVDKIYYAVVHGKWDKSLKTINLPLKRTETKDGQRVVKVDKQEGKNTVTHILNVKHIKDEFSLLKIKLETGRTHQIRVHCKEMGHPIVADKKYGNTIKDNLLDRKGVNKLLLHAGSLEFFDEKQDKTISVEASLDERFDNYIN
- the zapE gene encoding cell division protein ZapE; translated protein: MPQQSTLKQVYYDKVKELGLKPDSLQLEAIERLQNINNQLVEKKPLKFNLFGKKLYPEIQGLYMWGGVGRGKTFIMDMFYEQVPVTNKTRQHFSHFMKDIHSRLRGFQGKKNPIGRVANQIAKETRIICFDEFFVEDIADAMILGNIFKELFALGVVLVATSNIEPQKLYSRGLQRELFLPAIEVLKQNVSVLNLDSGVDYRFLVDSEHLNYTFPYNEHNRKNFFDRFFVHNKDFDKGKSINVLDREIPTLLLSHTDVCFEFSIICGDGRSAYDYIEICKRFEQIFLYNLVGFDEYNEDMARRFIAFIDECYDQNKKVIILANQDFKNIYNGEKLKFEFQRTISRLNDMQNSNFGSING
- a CDS encoding MFS transporter, which codes for MKLHKIKGYAWIVVGLSSFLLIDKYIMNVSPSLIANDLMSSFSINATEMSAMVSLFLWAVVICQFFVAGPVIDKLGFRKVSFFSLILSAIGLLLFVLAADINSFALGCVSRLMIGIGASFATVGYIKAAAVWFDPRKFAFVCSFLMTAAMTGALLGQVPLVYLIELTGSWHTALVSYACFSILIALLYFALVRDYNPDADFSNNLKEKTSTLEGIKKVLFNKNNWLLTLYTGLTFTTIDVFGGIWGNNYFRELYSVTPKEASYIVSMMFLGLAIGSPVIGKLSEKFDNRVGIMIVFHIIATISLAVVLQVKLTPAISGVLLFIFGFCLGVYMLAFAIGNRINPIIVAATVAALINTGEPLLGAIFDPLIGYFLDMTWTGQYIDIHNNIVQTAVEGSHRYFHVSAYHNAFLILVLSMVVAFFLLVLIKDKEVK
- the hisS gene encoding histidine--tRNA ligase codes for the protein MNKIQIIRGFNDILPDESPKWQFLESKINKVLNSYNYQEVRLPILEKSELFHRSVGETSDIVSKETYDFADRNGDSLTMRPEGTAGCVRMVIEKSLANRGQTQKLYYSGPMFRYERPQKGRYRQFYQLGVEAYGFDGLAIDLEILAIAWNLFCELGLSQDIKLELNCLGSIASRKEYTQALLKYLEPFHNELDEDSLKRLDKNPLRILDSKVSTTQNILRQAPKLTDYIDAQELQRFEKTCEFVSALGVDYSINKNLVRGLDYYSGLVFEWTTDKLGAQSAICAGGRYDTLVENLGGQKTPAIGFGIGMERLLLLLEELGKLSAQKDKLDVFFVVDEATIHQSMVLINSIRSELKDLNIEMDLKSGSMKSQFKKADKSGARIAVVIGSQEIENKIANIKYLQQDKPQQSVAFDELLNLLERNI
- the rbfA gene encoding 30S ribosome-binding factor RbfA, producing MAAQGRVHRVESELKKVLAVVLRTRINDTKLAMCTITEVEVSKDLSYAKIYYSCLIAEDVEYSKKAFQKSKGLFRNAIASSLKLRIVPELKFIYDDSLEYGAKMESKIQDALDADAKFIKQDEESLEENYKGSDKDSKVEKLR
- the infB gene encoding translation initiation factor IF-2, with product MANITVGQLAQQTNKDEETLLKQLKSFGIDKSSKDDTLTADEMKTLLAKINSAKAAPARKKMTSTVRAGGDHKINVSVKRKRRVAKKVEDAPKEEAKDLVSEAKEVVSNLKEKVAPVLEKVVDTIETNVVEPAKDTAKDIAAEIKEKTVAAKPKDSGFKITSMPTVKKVEQEESNTREPAKKKAVKKVFSNANTTNTKYKKEEEDKRGKAKKAAGKGFKKANPRQLSQLAGGDSFDEFGSKKGKLKTPKVKRQEFTKPVEDTVRTVEIYEGITVSDLASRMAVKGAEIVKVLFNMGVMATINQSLDEDTAILIIEEMGHKYTLHNANALEEAVTTVDRSAFKKISRAPVVTIMGHVDHGKTSLLDYIRKARVVAGEAGGITQHIGAYSVETEKGSITFLDTPGHEAFTSMRARGAKSTDIVILVVAADDGVMPQTEEAINHAKAAGVPIVVAVNKIDKPEADPEKVISELAQRNVIPESWGGDVMFANVSAKSGEGIPALLDAVLLQSEVLELEAFADGSGEGVVVESRLEKGRGPVATVLVQNGSLKQGDNILCGTEYGRVRAMHDDLGKQIKSAGPATPVEILGLSGVPAAGDEMVVIENEKKAKELASQRSQKQKEAKIAQEQSLKLSNMFNSMGKEGEQQTLKIILKGDVQGSVEAIRESLLKLSTEEVKVDIITSGIGGITSSDITLAVASMAVVVGFNVRADGAAKKLAETDGVELRYYNIIYDLIDDVKMAMTGLLSPEMKEQIVGIAQVREVYRSTKFGSIAGCMVIEGTVKRTNPIRVLRDSVVIYEGTLESLKRFKDDANEVKKGMECGIGVRNYNDVRAGDQIEVFEVIEVAKEL